In one Cystobacter fuscus DSM 2262 genomic region, the following are encoded:
- a CDS encoding M48 family metalloprotease, translating into MNELDEIEAQKLFYRFLFSPDEVNRIFDVKNVDDYLLKLRANHVMDNTRLYRVMLHRARESKGRWSFSDQFSRREFDAFVSELSEDREIECKSIAAGFVFSNNPNGECVRTPFGDLIVVSESLRYFLFYMNLSFMDLGYDVPQDVRFSALLIAMRTMLKSETLDFDLDPRGRIPAVLEERLNVITMAQLEFVIGHEYAHHMLKHLDSAGTTVQSLFMAFRNESIADTPLVVYNYNQKQEFAADEGSLFLPIRQRERREFIFRMAALFFVYMDVFDSVQDEILPRKPYAWRTHPDAVDRIWNLFGCLPRKSRKNSLRRKINRALRMAKDKKEHLAEGVRISVETFETYGSFYLGQWRGPILVDRRDY; encoded by the coding sequence TTGAACGAATTGGATGAGATTGAAGCTCAAAAGTTATTCTACAGATTTTTGTTTTCTCCGGATGAGGTGAACAGAATTTTTGATGTGAAGAACGTGGACGACTATTTGCTGAAGTTACGTGCGAATCACGTGATGGATAATACTCGCTTGTATCGAGTCATGTTGCATAGGGCGCGCGAGAGCAAAGGGCGGTGGTCTTTTAGTGATCAGTTTAGTCGGAGAGAGTTTGATGCTTTTGTTTCTGAGCTTTCGGAGGATAGAGAGATTGAATGTAAATCTATCGCTGCGGGGTTCGTTTTCTCAAACAATCCAAATGGAGAATGCGTGAGGACTCCGTTCGGCGATTTGATCGTAGTGTCCGAATCGCTTAGGTATTTTCTCTTTTATATGAATTTGTCGTTCATGGATTTGGGATATGATGTGCCGCAGGATGTTAGATTTTCCGCTTTGTTGATCGCCATGCGCACCATGTTGAAGTCTGAAACTCTCGATTTTGACTTGGATCCCCGTGGGCGAATACCAGCCGTTCTGGAAGAACGCTTGAATGTCATAACCATGGCTCAGTTGGAATTTGTTATTGGACATGAATATGCGCACCATATGTTGAAGCATTTGGACTCTGCGGGCACTACTGTTCAGTCCTTATTTATGGCCTTTCGAAATGAGTCAATTGCGGACACCCCGTTGGTGGTGTATAATTACAATCAAAAGCAGGAGTTCGCGGCGGACGAGGGGTCGCTATTTTTGCCCATTCGACAGCGAGAAAGACGTGAATTTATTTTTAGGATGGCGGCATTGTTTTTTGTATATATGGACGTTTTTGACTCAGTACAGGATGAGATTCTGCCGCGAAAGCCATATGCATGGCGGACGCATCCAGATGCGGTTGATAGGATATGGAATCTCTTCGGTTGTCTGCCAAGGAAAAGCAGGAAAAATAGCCTGCGTAGGAAGATTAATAGAGCACTGCGAATGGCAAAAGATAAGAAGGAGCACCTTGCTGAAGGGGTAAGAATTAGTGTCGAGACGTTTGAGACCTATGGTTCTTTTTATCTAGGGCAATGGAGGGGTCCGATTCTTGTTGATCGACGTGATTATTGA
- a CDS encoding Dyp-type peroxidase — MATAAFLLLRIQDAGPFRAWIREMLKGELTTAAEIPSERLERWTACLNVAFTWHGLKALGLDEDALQTFPYEFRKGMAARAHVLGDTGSSAPEHWEFGGTRSGGPRDEDLHVLLMLYARNEDELNTRLAHQRTLLAKAGVQELSCQRAAHSRDQDGRVSFREPFGFQDGISQPVIQGFRKPGRHPEDDDSPIAAGEFILGHDNEYQEKPLSPTVRANRDALGRLNAAQLAGRKDLGLNGSYLVLRKLQQDVDGFNAFVEEKSKEIVDGCPQDDAKKKEWLKAKLMGRWSNGAPLKPGQHEAPEPGPHGHSNAFNYSQEDAAGLGCPVTSHVRRANPRDSIEPEPGLSRQVSRRHRILRRGIPYRGEPQAENASPEQGLIFIALNAQLGRQFEFIQQSWLHNEKFGRLYDERDPVSSNQESGMMTIPMTPLRRCMTGIQSFVTMKGGGYFFMPGVSALEFLAHLEPATD, encoded by the coding sequence ATGGCGACCGCCGCCTTTCTGCTGTTGAGGATCCAGGACGCGGGTCCGTTCCGAGCGTGGATCCGGGAGATGCTGAAAGGGGAACTCACGACGGCGGCGGAGATCCCCAGTGAGCGGCTCGAGCGGTGGACCGCGTGTCTGAACGTGGCGTTCACCTGGCACGGCCTGAAAGCCCTGGGCCTGGACGAGGACGCGCTCCAGACGTTCCCCTACGAGTTCCGCAAGGGCATGGCCGCACGGGCCCACGTGCTCGGCGATACCGGGTCGAGCGCTCCCGAACATTGGGAGTTCGGCGGCACGCGTTCCGGGGGCCCGCGCGACGAGGACCTCCATGTGTTGTTGATGCTCTATGCCCGGAACGAGGACGAGCTGAACACCCGGCTGGCCCACCAGCGGACGCTGCTCGCGAAGGCGGGTGTTCAGGAACTCTCCTGTCAGCGCGCCGCCCACTCGAGGGACCAGGACGGGCGGGTCTCCTTCCGGGAGCCCTTTGGCTTCCAGGATGGAATCTCCCAGCCGGTGATCCAGGGATTCCGGAAGCCCGGGCGCCATCCCGAGGACGACGACAGCCCCATCGCCGCGGGTGAGTTCATCCTGGGTCATGACAATGAATATCAAGAGAAGCCGCTCTCGCCGACCGTCCGCGCGAACAGGGATGCCCTCGGCCGGCTCAACGCGGCGCAGCTGGCGGGGCGCAAGGATCTGGGTCTCAACGGCTCCTATCTCGTGCTGCGCAAGCTCCAGCAGGACGTCGACGGCTTCAACGCGTTCGTGGAGGAGAAGAGCAAGGAAATCGTCGACGGCTGCCCCCAGGACGACGCGAAGAAGAAGGAGTGGTTGAAGGCCAAGCTCATGGGACGCTGGTCCAATGGCGCCCCCTTGAAGCCGGGTCAACACGAGGCCCCCGAGCCGGGACCCCACGGACACTCCAATGCCTTCAACTACAGCCAGGAGGATGCCGCGGGTCTGGGCTGCCCGGTGACGTCTCACGTCCGGCGCGCCAATCCGCGCGACTCAATCGAGCCAGAGCCGGGTCTGTCCAGACAAGTGAGCCGGCGGCACCGGATCCTCCGCCGCGGCATTCCCTATCGCGGTGAGCCCCAGGCGGAGAACGCCTCCCCGGAGCAGGGGCTGATCTTCATCGCGCTCAACGCCCAGCTCGGCCGGCAGTTCGAGTTCATCCAGCAGAGCTGGTTGCACAACGAGAAGTTCGGGCGGCTGTACGATGAGCGGGATCCCGTCTCGTCGAACCAGGAGAGCGGCATGATGACGATCCCCATGACGCCGCTGCGGCGATGCATGACGGGCATCCAGAGCTTCGTGACCATGAAGGGCGGGGGCTACTTCTTCATGCCCGGCGTCAGCGCCCTGGAGTTCCTGGCCCACCTGGAGCCCGCCACCGATTGA
- a CDS encoding helix-turn-helix transcriptional regulator → MPTKAGKPPIKRGRSEVWTRGPTARAIKRELLLVGKRLRELRLERGLTQEQAAEAIGVHPKHMIKMEQGGANFTMATLVAAALAYKVPLRELFPEDDKGQ, encoded by the coding sequence GTGCCCACCAAAGCAGGGAAGCCCCCCATCAAGCGCGGTCGTTCGGAGGTATGGACCCGAGGCCCGACGGCCCGTGCCATCAAACGGGAGTTACTGCTTGTCGGAAAGCGGCTCCGCGAACTGCGGCTAGAGCGTGGACTCACTCAGGAACAAGCAGCCGAAGCCATTGGCGTCCACCCCAAGCACATGATCAAGATGGAGCAAGGGGGCGCGAACTTCACCATGGCGACGCTCGTAGCGGCGGCACTGGCCTACAAAGTCCCTCTTCGAGAGCTGTTCCCCGAGGATGATAAGGGGCAATAA
- a CDS encoding response regulator: MRTILLVDDEQDLLDLFREVLEQMDYRVIEAHDGREALSLARQSPPELVVTDWMMPRMDGLELCHALHADERLHDIPIILHSSSGDPHAPGARFVPKSSPLEEFEGLVRRVLAHSDARRQTPPAKASRHSCSTRTTLLFGLGDSSCSTAH, encoded by the coding sequence ATGCGAACGATTCTCCTGGTTGATGATGAACAAGATCTGCTCGACCTCTTCCGGGAGGTGCTGGAGCAGATGGATTACCGGGTGATCGAGGCGCACGACGGACGTGAGGCCCTGTCCCTCGCCCGGCAGTCCCCACCGGAGCTGGTGGTGACGGATTGGATGATGCCCCGCATGGACGGGCTGGAGTTGTGCCACGCACTCCACGCGGACGAGCGCCTGCACGACATTCCCATCATCCTCCACAGCTCCTCGGGAGACCCCCATGCTCCGGGCGCTCGGTTCGTGCCCAAGAGCTCTCCCCTGGAAGAGTTCGAGGGCCTGGTGCGTCGGGTGCTCGCCCACTCCGACGCCCGGCGGCAGACCCCACCAGCCAAGGCGTCTCGCCATTCATGTTCAACACGTACCACGCTCCTCTTCGGACTGGGTGACTCCTCATGTTCCACGGCACACTGA
- a CDS encoding class I SAM-dependent methyltransferase produces the protein MSAQYDQIGNKVADWDVLPVRSEYIEGYTFFKALGPLEGRNVLDLACGDGLYTRQFKTRGAARVVGVDISEEMIRGAREYEAAQPLGIDYHVSDVADMPSLGSFDVVTAIYLLHYANSPEHLLRMCRNIHDHVKPGGSFVTYAFNPEFSAKGPNSTRYGITMLDYPETPREGQAISAELHTKSPFTIHFSHWSRDTYERALREAGFRTLTWTRPECSPEGISKFGRAFWQDYLDNPHAVALRCER, from the coding sequence ATGTCGGCACAATACGATCAGATTGGAAACAAGGTCGCGGATTGGGACGTACTGCCGGTGCGCTCGGAGTACATCGAGGGATACACCTTCTTCAAGGCGCTCGGCCCACTCGAGGGAAGGAACGTCCTCGATCTGGCCTGTGGTGATGGGCTGTACACGCGGCAGTTCAAGACGCGAGGCGCCGCGCGGGTGGTGGGGGTGGATATCTCGGAGGAGATGATTCGCGGTGCCCGGGAGTACGAAGCCGCGCAACCGCTGGGCATCGACTACCACGTGTCCGACGTGGCCGACATGCCCTCGCTGGGCTCGTTCGACGTCGTGACGGCCATCTACCTGTTGCACTATGCGAACTCGCCCGAGCACCTGCTTCGGATGTGCCGGAACATCCATGACCACGTGAAGCCGGGGGGCAGCTTCGTCACCTACGCCTTCAACCCCGAGTTCAGCGCGAAGGGCCCCAACAGCACCCGCTACGGAATCACGATGTTGGACTACCCAGAGACCCCTCGGGAAGGACAGGCGATCTCCGCGGAGCTGCACACGAAGAGCCCCTTCACCATCCACTTCTCCCACTGGAGCCGGGACACGTACGAGCGAGCGCTGCGCGAGGCCGGCTTCCGCACCCTCACCTGGACGCGTCCCGAGTGCTCGCCCGAGGGGATTTCGAAGTTCGGCCGGGCCTTCTGGCAGGACTACCTCGACAACCCTCACGCGGTGGCACTGCGCTGCGAGCGGTGA
- a CDS encoding sensor histidine kinase: protein MKMQSKVVVLAVMGAVLVASASALSRQPTFAASVGLMVVSLMGVWATLHGQPLRRAYGLEEEGMGLGEFARWTPVSPGAGFPRAVEDGSETRRRNAELEKAVRQRTSELELANARLGEQLRQLQVAQARRLSTERWGALHQLSVGLSHELSDPLTILLGNIDYVQLQLGLSGASCPEEQSRMSEALADARQVAERIRRMAEDLERLSVPADLEEGPVDVMATLRGAMEKAALESEGRARWVSVLHAVPRVRGDRARLHQVFQHLFTHAARELPLEGEVPMPLQLSVRMSNASRVVVEMSAGSGLPEQKPERVFHPFVAPRPPGVGTGLELAVCHRLVTALGGELSVHDEPGRGSFFRVELPTFQDA, encoded by the coding sequence ATGAAGATGCAATCCAAGGTGGTGGTGCTCGCGGTGATGGGGGCTGTCCTGGTGGCCAGCGCGAGCGCCCTTTCCCGCCAGCCGACGTTCGCCGCCAGTGTTGGCCTCATGGTGGTGAGCCTGATGGGGGTCTGGGCGACGCTGCACGGGCAGCCGCTGCGCCGGGCGTATGGGTTGGAGGAGGAGGGGATGGGCCTGGGCGAGTTCGCGCGGTGGACGCCGGTGAGCCCCGGTGCCGGGTTCCCGCGAGCGGTGGAGGACGGGAGTGAGACGCGCCGCCGCAACGCCGAGCTGGAGAAGGCGGTCCGGCAGCGGACGTCCGAGCTGGAGCTGGCCAACGCGCGGCTCGGCGAGCAGTTGCGGCAGCTCCAGGTCGCGCAGGCGCGGCGGCTCTCCACCGAGCGGTGGGGCGCGCTCCACCAGCTCTCGGTGGGCCTGAGTCATGAGCTGAGCGATCCGCTCACCATCCTCCTGGGCAACATCGACTACGTCCAATTGCAGCTCGGGCTGTCGGGGGCGAGCTGCCCGGAGGAGCAGTCGAGGATGAGCGAGGCTCTCGCCGATGCGCGCCAGGTGGCCGAGCGCATCCGCCGCATGGCGGAGGATCTCGAGAGGCTCTCCGTGCCGGCGGACCTGGAGGAAGGCCCGGTGGACGTCATGGCCACCCTGCGCGGCGCGATGGAGAAGGCGGCGCTCGAGAGCGAGGGCCGGGCGCGGTGGGTGTCGGTGTTGCACGCGGTGCCGCGGGTGCGGGGCGACCGGGCACGGCTGCACCAGGTGTTCCAACACCTGTTCACCCACGCGGCCCGTGAGCTCCCGCTGGAAGGGGAGGTGCCGATGCCGCTCCAGCTCTCCGTGCGGATGTCCAACGCCTCGCGGGTCGTCGTGGAGATGAGCGCGGGGAGCGGCCTGCCCGAGCAGAAACCGGAGCGGGTCTTCCATCCGTTCGTCGCCCCCCGGCCCCCGGGAGTGGGCACGGGCCTGGAGCTGGCGGTGTGCCATCGCCTCGTCACCGCGCTCGGGGGTGAGCTGTCCGTGCACGACGAGCCGGGCCGTGGCTCCTTCTTCCGGGTGGAGTTGCCGACGTTCCAGGACGCCTGA
- a CDS encoding recombinase family protein, with protein sequence MPKAYSYLRFSTPEQMKGDSYRRQTALTQEWLAKNKDVELGELSFHDLGVSAFRGKNAETGKLGEFKAAVECGMVERGSFLLVESLDRLSRQAARKAQRLLEDLCELGITVVTLSDGRTYHQELLEKDPFSLIMSLLIFIRANEESARKSGLLQAAWTGKREQASSKPMTAKCPGWLRLNRNTGKWDVIPERAAVVQRVYRETLEGRGQRAITAGLNRDGIPLFGKAGRWHRSYTYRLLNNPAVMGTFTPHTSDWKDGKRLRKPIQPLPGYFPAIVDPETFQRVQAMGQGRSSPARGANAGRDVQNIFGGLLACPRCGARMNMINKGVNSRRYVVCRRARAGMGCPYESVPYETLKQALLHDAEPLLCDPRAGGAEGDSVQAQLDSAAGTLEAVEDYLAHLWETHRTNRLQSILGEIKETEAEREVLRKRIRELAARRDVVLGPFVERRAQEALEALRAEPMDRKRVNVLFRSLFTRVTVNHDRGTLEFVWKGGGCSSVLYAFPKDSAVAA encoded by the coding sequence ATGCCCAAGGCTTATAGCTATTTGCGCTTCAGCACCCCCGAGCAGATGAAGGGGGACAGTTACAGGCGGCAGACCGCACTGACCCAGGAGTGGCTGGCGAAGAACAAGGACGTGGAGCTGGGGGAGCTGAGTTTCCACGACCTGGGGGTATCCGCGTTCCGGGGGAAGAACGCCGAGACCGGGAAGCTGGGGGAGTTCAAGGCCGCTGTGGAATGCGGAATGGTCGAGCGCGGCTCGTTCCTCCTGGTGGAATCCCTGGACCGGCTCAGCCGACAGGCGGCCCGGAAGGCCCAGCGGCTCCTGGAAGACCTCTGCGAACTGGGCATTACCGTGGTCACGCTGAGCGATGGCCGGACCTACCACCAGGAGCTTCTGGAGAAGGACCCCTTCTCGCTCATCATGAGCCTCTTGATCTTCATCCGGGCCAATGAAGAGAGCGCCCGGAAGTCGGGCCTTCTTCAGGCCGCGTGGACCGGAAAGCGCGAGCAGGCCTCTTCCAAGCCCATGACGGCGAAATGTCCGGGATGGCTTCGGCTGAACCGGAACACGGGGAAGTGGGACGTCATCCCGGAACGGGCCGCCGTCGTTCAGCGGGTCTATCGGGAGACCCTGGAAGGCCGGGGGCAACGCGCCATCACAGCGGGATTGAACCGCGATGGAATCCCCCTGTTCGGCAAGGCGGGCCGCTGGCACCGTTCCTACACGTACCGGCTCCTGAACAACCCCGCCGTGATGGGAACGTTCACCCCGCATACCTCGGACTGGAAGGACGGGAAGCGGCTCCGCAAGCCCATTCAACCCCTGCCTGGATACTTCCCCGCCATCGTGGACCCCGAGACCTTCCAGCGGGTCCAGGCCATGGGCCAGGGTAGGTCAAGCCCTGCTCGGGGCGCCAATGCGGGAAGGGACGTGCAGAACATCTTCGGGGGATTGCTGGCGTGCCCTCGCTGTGGCGCTCGGATGAACATGATCAACAAGGGGGTGAACAGCAGGCGCTACGTGGTTTGCCGCCGTGCCCGGGCGGGCATGGGATGCCCCTATGAGTCCGTGCCCTACGAGACCCTCAAACAGGCGCTCTTGCATGACGCGGAACCCCTCCTTTGCGACCCACGCGCGGGAGGCGCTGAGGGGGATTCCGTACAGGCCCAACTGGACTCTGCGGCGGGCACGCTGGAAGCCGTGGAGGACTACCTCGCGCACCTCTGGGAGACCCATAGAACCAACCGGCTCCAGAGCATCCTGGGCGAGATCAAGGAGACAGAGGCGGAACGCGAGGTCTTGAGGAAACGAATCCGGGAACTGGCAGCCCGCCGGGACGTGGTGTTGGGGCCTTTCGTGGAGCGTCGCGCTCAAGAGGCCCTGGAAGCGCTCCGTGCGGAACCCATGGACCGGAAGCGGGTCAACGTCCTGTTCCGGAGCCTCTTCACCCGCGTGACGGTCAACCATGACCGGGGAACCCTGGAGTTCGTCTGGAAGGGAGGCGGATGCTCCAGTGTCCTCTACGCCTTTCCCAAGGACTCCGCCGTAGCCGCCTGA
- a CDS encoding serine/threonine protein kinase codes for MFTNSGTMYPGALAPGTQVGRWRVVERLGVGGQGAVYRVEDMAHPGDFYALKLALHAHDGRAEREVALVMTRAVHPHVVGFHGCARWPHPREGCLGFVMDWISGLPLHLWAETGDTTFRQLAVAGATVALTLGELHARGVLHRDLKPEHILMRESDGQPVLLDFGVGWYEGAHPLTTGPLPPGTLHLLSPEAVRFLWNSAKSPGEHYTFQATDDLYALGVCLYRAVTGHYPLNENLYADLLQYAIVHVRPLAPVEVNPRVPRALSDVIVRLLEKEPQARYPSGAAVHEALVAAVSGEPEGWDVPLFDWEEAPPAQEGDKPQRRILRPARPKPSWTSPPPKPRSTTGLTVERSRWPTRLALATAVLLALVPMTFAPRIAPRVPTAEEAWATDVHVDPAPARYEQAPLPVRNQKRAPCTARLEIELSGACWVSLRQRPPNCPPQTVEYDGQCFLPVAVPRPVPSSVDGGAPDE; via the coding sequence GTGTTCACCAATTCCGGGACGATGTACCCGGGCGCGCTGGCGCCGGGGACACAGGTGGGCCGCTGGCGCGTGGTGGAGCGGTTGGGGGTGGGGGGCCAGGGCGCTGTCTACCGCGTGGAGGACATGGCGCACCCCGGCGACTTCTACGCGCTCAAGCTCGCGCTGCACGCCCATGACGGGCGGGCTGAGCGGGAGGTGGCGCTGGTGATGACCCGGGCGGTGCACCCACACGTGGTGGGCTTCCACGGTTGTGCCCGTTGGCCCCACCCTCGTGAGGGCTGTCTGGGCTTCGTGATGGATTGGATCTCCGGTCTGCCCCTGCACCTATGGGCCGAGACGGGCGACACCACCTTCCGGCAACTCGCCGTCGCGGGTGCCACGGTAGCTCTCACCTTGGGCGAACTGCACGCTCGGGGCGTCCTGCATCGCGACCTCAAGCCCGAGCACATCCTGATGCGGGAGTCGGATGGCCAGCCGGTGCTGCTCGACTTCGGTGTGGGCTGGTACGAGGGCGCGCATCCCCTCACCACGGGCCCTCTTCCACCGGGCACCTTGCACCTGCTCAGCCCCGAGGCCGTGCGCTTTTTATGGAACAGCGCCAAGAGTCCCGGCGAGCACTACACCTTTCAAGCCACGGACGACCTGTACGCGCTGGGCGTGTGCTTGTACCGGGCGGTCACCGGGCACTATCCCCTCAACGAGAACCTCTATGCGGACCTGTTGCAGTACGCCATCGTCCATGTGCGGCCATTGGCGCCCGTGGAGGTCAATCCCCGGGTGCCCCGGGCGCTGAGTGATGTGATTGTGCGACTGTTGGAGAAGGAGCCCCAGGCGCGCTACCCGAGTGGTGCGGCGGTGCACGAGGCCCTGGTCGCGGCTGTCTCCGGTGAGCCGGAGGGGTGGGACGTGCCTCTCTTCGATTGGGAGGAGGCGCCGCCAGCTCAGGAGGGCGACAAACCTCAGCGGCGCATTCTGCGTCCCGCCAGACCCAAGCCTTCCTGGACGTCTCCGCCTCCCAAACCTCGTTCCACCACTGGGCTCACCGTGGAACGAAGCCGCTGGCCGACGAGACTCGCGCTTGCCACGGCAGTGCTGTTGGCGCTGGTTCCCATGACGTTCGCTCCACGCATTGCTCCGAGAGTTCCCACCGCGGAGGAGGCCTGGGCGACGGATGTGCATGTGGATCCGGCGCCCGCCCGGTATGAGCAGGCGCCCCTGCCGGTGAGGAATCAGAAGAGGGCCCCATGTACGGCGAGGCTTGAAATCGAACTGTCCGGTGCGTGCTGGGTTTCGCTCAGGCAACGGCCTCCAAACTGTCCACCGCAGACGGTCGAGTATGACGGCCAGTGTTTCTTGCCCGTGGCGGTACCACGCCCTGTTCCCAGTAGCGTGGATGGGGGCGCACCAGACGAGTAG